In Drosophila innubila isolate TH190305 chromosome 2R unlocalized genomic scaffold, UK_Dinn_1.0 1_C_2R, whole genome shotgun sequence, the following are encoded in one genomic region:
- the LOC117785447 gene encoding diacylglycerol kinase epsilon, whose protein sequence is MDIAHIELSVEALIGSLVALGVFFFLCRSILAEDIVICISGKTRHSWKSIKILEQACFCNVCEILLTPSAGLFCDCCGLCTHSAPACQRQADAAYHCKDKWLRNVDEVRHLWVRGNLPMSYSCAECGQETEPDHPQDTSSAGPGLYGWRCAWCQRCYHDNCYQKVDTKAACDFGEFRDMIYPPYCIVAARTRESVRLHLAGIKPPNIDNWEPLIVIANTKSGSSTGSSVLSLLRGYLHPMQVMELGTRGPQDALQWAAKTSPRPCRILVAGGDGTIGWVLNTIYTLNIKPQPSVAIMPLGTGNDLSRILGWGAEPPSTLDPLQILRSIRRARSVNLDRYDLQIEKLHYRLPIQRHPIKTIHVYNYFSVGVDAYITYNFHKTRESRFYLLSSRIFNKLLYFTFGTQQVMQPDCERIEQKLILHLDNKLVELPELQSLVFLNIDSWGAGCKLCELSNSNGEGRIINSISDGMMEVFGIVSSFHIAQLQCNISKPVRIGQAKQIRLQVNATVPMQADGEPWMQTPADIRLQSRSQARVLKLEPTLTTQQEQQQQ, encoded by the exons TGCTTCTGCAATGTGTGTGAGATTCTGTTGACTCCCTCCGCCGGACTCTTCTGCGACTGTTGTGGGCTGTGCACCCACTCTGCGCCGGCGTGTCAGCGCCAGGCAGACGCCGCTTATCACTGCAAAGATAAGTGGCTGCGCAATGTGGATGAAGTGCGTCATTTGTGGGTACGCGGTAATTTGCCAATGAGCTACAGTTGCGCCGAGTGCGGCCAGGAAACAGAACCGGATCATCCGCAGGATACGAGTAGTGCAGGACCCGGTCTATATGGCTGGCGATGTGCTTGGTGTCAGCGCTGCTATCACGACAACTGCTACCAGAAGGTGGACACCAAGGCTGCCTGTGACTTTGGCGAGTTTCGTGACATGATCTATCCACCTTACTGCATTGTGGCGGCCCGAACCCGTGAATCCGTGCGTCTGCACCTGGCGGGCATTAAGCCGCCCAATATTGACAACTGGGAGCCACTGATTGTTATTGCCAATACCAAATCTGGCAGCAGTACAGGCTCGAGTGTCCTGTCGCTGCTGCGTGGCTATCTGCATCCAATGCAGGTCATGGAACTGGGCACACGAGGGCCACAGGATGCCCTGCAGTGGGCGGCCAAGACAAGTCCACGTCCGTGTCGCATACTGGTGGCGGGAGGCGATGGCACCATAGGCTGGGTACTCAACACCATCTATACACTGAACATCAAACCTCAACCGTCGGTGGCAATAATGCCGCTGGGCACGGGCAACGATTTGTCCCGGATTCTTGGCTGGGGCGCTGAGCCGCCCTCAACGCTGGATCCGCTGCAGATACTGAGGAGCATTCGACGTGCCCGTTCTGTGAATCTCGATCGATATGATCTGCAAATTGAGAAGCTGCATTATCGCCTGCCCATACAAAGACATCCCATCAAGACCATCCATGTGTATAACTATTTCAGCGTGGGCGTGGATGCCTATATTACCTACAACTTCCACAAGACACGGGAATCGAGATTCTATCTGCTCAGCAGTCGCATATTTAACAAG CTGTTGTACTTTACATTTGGTACGCAACAGGTCATGCAGCCGGACTGCGAACGCATTGAGCAGAAACTAATCCTGCATCTGGATAATAAGCTAGTCGAGCTGCCGGAACTGCAATCCCTGGTCTTTCTCAACATTGACTCGTGGGGCGCCGGTTGCAAATTGTGCGAGCTGAGCAACTCCAATGGCGAGGGTCGCATTATCAATTCCATTTCCGATGGCATGATGGAGGTCTTTGGCATTGTCTCATCCTTTCACATTGCCCAGCTGCAGTGCAACATAAGCAAACCCGTGCGCATTGGACAGGCCAAACAAATAAGG ctgcaagtgAATGCCACGGTGCCCATGCAGGCGGATGGCGAGCCCTGGATGCAGACTCCGGCAGATATACGGCTGCAGTCCCGAAGCCAAGCACGTGTGCTGAAACTCGAGCCAACTTTAACCACccaacaggaacaacagcagcagtag
- the LOC117784221 gene encoding nascent polypeptide-associated complex subunit alpha, with protein sequence MPELTEIKNEAPSTSAEAKQTEDDVRVEDDGSESDSEMIPDLEEAETGTTQLGGGATGLPIDVVSKAKQSRGEKKARKIMLKLGLKQIQGVNRVTIRKSKNILFVINNPDVYKNPHSDTYIVFGEAKIEDLSQQAQVAAAEKFKAPEAAGGADSVGATTSVAPIAEEDEEEVDGTGVDEKDIELVVAQANTTRAKAIKALKNNNNDIVNAIMELTML encoded by the coding sequence ATGCCCGAGCTGactgaaattaaaaacgaGGCACCTTCGACCTCCGCCGAGGCGAAGCAGACCGAGGATGACGTTCGCGTCGAGGATGATGGCAGCGAGAGCGATTCGGAAATGATTCCCGATCTGGAGGAAGCCGAAACCGGCACCACACAGCTGGGCGGTGGCGCCACCGGTCTGCCCATCGATGTGGTCTCCAAGGCCAAGCAGTCGCGCGGCGAAAAGAAGGCGCGCAAAATTATGCTGAAATTGGGCTTGAAGCAAATTCAGGGCGTTAACCGCGTAACAATTCGCAAGTCCAAGAACATCCTGTTCGTCATCAACAACCCAGATGTGTACAAGAACCCGCACAGCGACACATACATTGTGTTCGGTGAGGCCAAGATCGAGGATCTGTCGCAGCAGGCTCAGGTGGCTGCAGCCGAGAAGTTCAAGGCCCCAGAGGCTGCCGGCGGTGCTGATAGCGTGGGCGCCACCACATCTGTGGCACCTATTGCcgaggaggatgaggaggaggtCGATGGCACTGGCGTCGATGAGAAGGACATTGAGCTGGTCGTGGCACAGGCAAATACGACGCGCGCCAAGGCCATCAAGGCGctcaagaacaacaacaacgacattgTAAATGCCATCATGGAGCTGACAATGCTCTAA
- the LOC117784436 gene encoding homeobox protein unplugged: MQNEQMALLPPVENSTKLVSKPFPKPFSIESLIANQTPAVVPEQAELEQEQSHERERDRERELDRERDSDREFNARAIVASSALGLTQFPLYNPWLHGYFAQNHERLSHLIAGGCYLGTPFAGKEPPPPPPSQPSHALDNISLSPSKPNDAELAHRLSLPHPQPHPHPLDTRFLPFNAAAVAATTPSDLSYRRLAELMNQDYVHNLSMHSRLQHMSASRAQEESQHQALVPPQQPQSPQESSPSKSKSHSPIEPAVDVGMDEDYECSGDSCSDISLTMSPRNYTAELDKSRNGAYTNSDSEDCSDDEGGNSRHEAGGKESQGGGSSSSKSRRRRTAFTSEQLLELEREFHAKKYLSLTERSQIATSLKLSEVQVKIWFQNRRAKWKRVKAGLTSHGLGRNGTANGTKIVVPIPVHVNRFAVRSQHQQLEKMCLSGPKPDLRKKLSTEAISGFEKFNAGSGNAVGVGVGLGVAMGVGMPPMGALAPSPATSLALARSIY; encoded by the exons ATGCAAAACGAGCAGATGGCGCTGCTGCCGCCGGTGGAGAACAGCACCAAATTGGTCAGCAAACCATTTCCAAAGCCCTTCTCCATTGAGAGTCTGATTGCCAATCAAACACCAGCCGTTGTTCCGGAACAAGCGGAACTGGAGCAGGAACAGAGTCACGAGCGGGAGCGCGATCGCGAACGGGAACTGGATCGGGAACGGGATAGTGATCGGGAGTTTAATGCACGTGCCATTGTGGCCAGCTCGGCGCTGGGTCTCACACAGTTTCCGCTGTACAATCCCTGGCTGCACGGCTACTTTGCCCAGAATCATGAACGGCTCTCGCATTTAATTGCCGGCGGTTGTTACCTGGGCACACCCTTTGCCGGCAAGGAgccgccaccaccgccgccgtCCCAACCGTCACATGCCTTGGATAACATAAGCCTAAGTCCGTCAAAGCCCAACGATGCCGAGTTGGCGCATCGCCTGTCACTGCCCCATCCGCAaccgcatccacatccgctGGACACCCGTTTCCTGCCCTTCAATGCCGccgctgtggcagcaacaacgccATCGGATTTGAGCTATCGCCGCCTTGCGGAACTTATGAACCAGGATTATGTACACAATCTAAGCATGCACTCGCGTCTCCAGCACATGTCTGCATCGCGGGCACAGGAGGAGAGCCAGCATCAGGCACTGGTACCACCACAACAGCCCCAATCTCCCCAAGAGTCATCGCCCTCCAAGTCCAAGTCGCACAGTCCCATTGAGCCGGCGGTGGATGTGGGCATGGATGAGGATTACGAGTGCAGCGGCGATTCATGCAGCGACATCAGCCTCACCATGTCCCCGAGGAACTACACGGCGGAGCTCGACAAAAGTCGCAATGGAG CTTACACCAACTCGGACAGCGAGGACTGCAGTGATGATGAAGGTGGAAATTCACGACATGAGGCCGGCGGCAAGGAGTCCCaaggcggcggcagcagcagctccaagTCCCGACGGCGTCGCACGGCGTTCACATCGGAGCAACTGCTCGAGCTGGAGCGCGAGTTTCATGCCAAAAAGTATCTCAGCCTCACGGAGCGCAGTCAAATAGCCACAAGTCTGAAATTGAGTGAAGTGCAG GTCAAAATCTGGTTTCAAAATCGTCGCGCCAAATGGAAACGCGTTAAGGCCGGACTTACGTCGCATGGTTTGGGCCGCAATGGTACTGCCAATGGCACTAAAATAGTGGTGCCCATACCTGTGCATGTGAACCGATTTGCGGTACGCTCCCAACACCAGCAGCTGGAGAAAATGTGCCTCAGCGGTCCCAAACCGGATCTGCGCAAGAAGCTATCAACGGAAGCGATTAGCGGTTTCGAGAAGTTCAACGCTGgatctggcaacgctgtcGGTGTCGGTGTGGGCTTGGGCGTGGCCATGGGCGTTGGTATGCCGCCAATGGGCGCACTTGCCCCCAGTCCCGCCACCTCATTGGCCCTGGCACGCAGTATTTATTAA